One region of Mucilaginibacter gotjawali genomic DNA includes:
- a CDS encoding sensor histidine kinase produces MGIPAKNKLSPVTPAEIKKAFPIMVYVGRTAAILLVLIVGASSLYYSGRQREKEKWIEHAYSVYNKVDTVGDLLNEISLSRNRYVNTKSIGFLKEYNANIIYLQAQLKILADMVKDNPGQTKRVANLSNDLNNLAQDWKSGQLLLKPQKDRSTAQIVFLEKAKMDVAIADINAIKQAEQKLLVTREAENRQLRERTEIAIISGTVMILIIVYFLIWFIWREFNNRVKTYQQEKEISELKTNFVSIASHEFRTPLSSMMLSLSLIDKYARNNDADGVLKHSHKIKTAVNNLTAILEDFLSLEKLNTGKVRVKNEHFDLKELCESIIEDMELSLKPHQKLLYNPSETSIIVDLDKHLVHNAIVNLISNSIKYAGDQATILLETRYTGDRIFISVKDNGIGIAEDDQKNLFTAFYRVNNTGNIPGTGLGLNIVLRYVKLMNGKLSFSSMPGKETRFEMIFSDGKPM; encoded by the coding sequence ATGGGAATACCCGCAAAAAACAAGTTGTCGCCTGTAACTCCGGCTGAAATCAAGAAAGCCTTTCCTATAATGGTTTATGTGGGCCGAACTGCAGCTATTCTATTGGTACTGATTGTGGGTGCCTCTTCGTTATATTATTCGGGCAGGCAGCGTGAGAAGGAAAAATGGATTGAGCATGCTTACAGTGTATATAATAAAGTTGATACGGTAGGCGATCTTTTAAACGAAATTTCGCTCAGCAGAAACCGGTACGTGAACACGAAATCGATCGGCTTTTTAAAGGAATATAATGCGAACATCATCTACCTGCAGGCTCAGCTCAAAATATTAGCTGATATGGTTAAGGATAACCCCGGGCAGACTAAAAGAGTAGCGAACCTATCCAACGATCTTAATAATCTCGCCCAGGACTGGAAATCAGGCCAGTTATTATTAAAGCCGCAGAAAGATAGGTCAACTGCACAAATTGTTTTTCTTGAAAAAGCAAAAATGGATGTGGCCATTGCCGATATTAACGCCATTAAACAGGCCGAACAAAAGCTGCTGGTAACACGGGAAGCAGAAAACAGGCAACTCAGGGAACGAACTGAAATAGCTATTATAAGCGGTACAGTAATGATTTTGATTATTGTTTACTTTTTGATCTGGTTCATCTGGCGCGAATTCAACAACAGGGTAAAGACCTACCAGCAGGAAAAAGAAATTAGCGAGCTAAAAACCAATTTCGTTTCCATTGCCTCGCATGAATTCCGTACGCCATTAAGTTCAATGATGCTTTCATTGTCATTAATTGACAAATACGCCAGGAATAATGATGCTGACGGTGTTTTAAAACACAGCCATAAAATCAAAACCGCAGTAAACAACCTGACGGCAATTTTGGAAGACTTTTTATCGCTGGAAAAATTAAATACCGGTAAAGTCAGGGTGAAAAATGAGCATTTCGACCTGAAAGAATTGTGCGAATCCATTATTGAAGATATGGAGCTTAGTTTAAAACCCCACCAGAAGCTATTATATAACCCCTCGGAGACAAGTATTATCGTTGACCTGGATAAGCACCTGGTGCACAATGCAATTGTAAACCTTATCTCCAACTCAATCAAATATGCCGGCGACCAGGCCACCATATTGCTTGAAACCAGGTACACCGGCGATAGGATTTTTATTAGTGTTAAAGATAACGGAATAGGCATTGCCGAAGACGATCAAAAAAACCTGTTTACGGCATTTTACAGGGTAAATAATACCGGGAACATTCCCGGAACGGGATTAGGCTTGAACATAGTTTTAAGGTATGTTAAATTAATGAACGGCAAGTTGTCTTTCTCCAGTATGCCCGGAAAAGAAACACGTTTTGAGATGATTTTCAGCGATGGCAAGCCCATGTGA
- a CDS encoding nitroreductase family protein → MMLAARSIGLETCPVGFAKFVMKTPDYHLLNIPDTDMVQLAIILGYGDEHPKEHEMVDGNVFYV, encoded by the coding sequence ATGATGCTTGCTGCCAGGTCCATCGGCCTGGAAACCTGCCCTGTTGGTTTTGCAAAATTTGTGATGAAAACCCCCGATTATCATTTACTGAATATCCCGGACACTGATATGGTGCAACTGGCCATAATCCTCGGCTATGGCGATGAACATCCAAAGGAGCACGAAATGGTTGACGGTAACGTTTTTTATGTATAG
- a CDS encoding LOG family protein: MNKSEIIFLDGPHSRYKELKFTFQMIIEFIRGFRGLHFIGPCITIFGSARFKEDHPYYQLTREAAAAFAKLGFTILTGGGPGLMEAANRGAKDVGGRSVGCNIVLPVEQKPNQYLDKWVYVKHFFVRKVLLVKYSFAFVVMPGGYGTMDEYFEALILIQTRKIENFPIIIFGKEYHKELIGHIETMKKNGTIGEADARLYLVTDSIEEATMHIIEKSIKQYGLKPENKVRPFKWLFEHE, from the coding sequence ATGAACAAGTCTGAGATCATATTCCTTGATGGCCCGCATTCCCGTTATAAGGAATTAAAGTTCACTTTTCAAATGATCATTGAGTTTATCAGAGGTTTCAGGGGACTGCATTTTATCGGCCCATGTATAACCATTTTTGGTTCTGCCCGCTTTAAAGAAGATCATCCGTATTATCAGCTCACCCGCGAAGCTGCGGCAGCATTTGCAAAACTGGGCTTTACCATTTTAACGGGCGGCGGTCCGGGTTTAATGGAAGCCGCCAACAGGGGCGCCAAAGATGTAGGCGGTCGTTCCGTTGGATGCAATATAGTGCTGCCGGTTGAACAGAAACCCAATCAATACCTTGATAAGTGGGTATATGTAAAGCATTTCTTTGTACGTAAAGTGCTGCTGGTTAAATATTCATTTGCTTTTGTGGTAATGCCTGGCGGGTACGGTACTATGGACGAATATTTTGAAGCTTTAATTTTAATTCAAACCCGTAAAATCGAGAATTTTCCCATAATTATTTTTGGTAAAGAATATCATAAGGAATTGATCGGACATATCGAAACTATGAAAAAGAATGGCACCATCGGCGAAGCGGATGCCCGCCTTTACCTGGTTACCGATAGCATCGAGGAGGCCACCATGCACATTATCGAAAAAAGTATAAAACAATATGGTTTAAAGCCTGAGAATAAAGTAAGACCTTTTAAATGGTTATTTGAGCATGAATAA
- a CDS encoding DUF3943 domain-containing protein gives MFFYFSPHTLVAQYNFRRLPYPDSIPKYNYRDTAVKKRFGRAVLLLSATEVLPWTFDRFVTGAAWSKISFKTVGSNTKPSSWFWDNDDFLTNQFGHPSHGSIFFNSFRSNGYSFWQSAPATFAGSYIWETFGESQAPSINDFINTGFGGSILGEFTHRFANKIINNHSRGLKRQANEVLALLINPANGLNRIIDGKWGKVSVNPVEKDTTKVYVEFDAGMRRFSVNNRDGSFSWYGRFKLLYGSPYENYRSPFSFISINTEFGKSIKSNVNLISVYGSLAGFWVQYTDQTQQMALLTANYDYINNDAFFYSSENIKLNLFSKFKLSRKIKLNTTFGTGPIILAAIPDPYLKLDRHYDYCWGAGLNAGAMISLNDRFFYGINYRGGWFKTYSGNSSDNFLHTVTSELGFKIIKGYSISAEPGYFDLLGHYKHYPGYDKTYPYLRISVRFNKLL, from the coding sequence TTGTTTTTTTACTTTAGCCCGCATACCCTGGTTGCGCAATATAATTTCAGGCGGCTCCCCTATCCCGACAGCATTCCAAAATATAATTACCGGGATACGGCTGTAAAAAAAAGGTTTGGTAGGGCAGTTTTGCTGTTATCAGCTACAGAAGTGTTGCCATGGACATTTGATAGATTTGTTACCGGCGCCGCCTGGTCAAAAATTTCTTTTAAAACAGTCGGAAGCAATACAAAACCCAGCAGCTGGTTTTGGGATAACGATGATTTTTTAACTAACCAATTTGGACATCCCTCACATGGGAGCATCTTTTTCAATTCTTTCCGGTCAAACGGTTATAGTTTTTGGCAGTCGGCTCCTGCAACATTTGCCGGCAGTTATATATGGGAAACTTTTGGCGAGAGCCAGGCCCCCTCTATCAATGACTTTATTAACACAGGCTTTGGAGGTTCGATACTGGGCGAATTCACGCATCGGTTTGCGAACAAAATAATAAACAACCACAGCCGGGGCTTAAAACGTCAGGCCAACGAAGTTTTGGCGCTGCTGATTAATCCCGCTAATGGACTTAACAGGATAATTGATGGTAAATGGGGCAAAGTCAGTGTCAACCCGGTTGAAAAGGATACGACTAAGGTTTATGTTGAATTTGACGCCGGCATGCGCCGGTTTTCGGTTAATAATCGCGATGGGAGTTTCAGCTGGTATGGCCGTTTTAAACTATTATATGGGTCGCCCTATGAAAATTACAGGTCTCCGTTCAGCTTCATCTCTATCAATACAGAATTTGGCAAGAGTATAAAGTCAAATGTAAATCTGATCAGTGTGTATGGCTCTTTAGCGGGATTCTGGGTACAATACACAGATCAAACGCAACAAATGGCGCTGCTTACCGCTAATTATGATTATATAAATAACGATGCTTTTTTTTACAGTTCAGAAAATATAAAGCTCAATTTATTTTCAAAGTTTAAGCTATCCCGCAAGATAAAATTAAACACAACATTTGGCACCGGCCCAATCATATTAGCTGCCATACCTGACCCTTACCTTAAGCTTGACAGGCATTATGATTATTGCTGGGGTGCCGGGCTTAACGCCGGCGCGATGATCAGTTTGAACGACAGGTTTTTTTATGGCATAAATTACAGGGGGGGATGGTTTAAAACCTATAGCGGCAACTCCTCAGACAATTTTTTACATACCGTTACCAGTGAACTTGGATTTAAGATCATCAAAGGATATTCCATATCTGCAGAACCCGGATATTTTGACCTGCTGGGTCATTATAAACACTATCCCGGTTACGACAAAACCTACCCCTATTTAAGGATTTCCGTCAGGTTTAATAAATTGCTTTAG
- a CDS encoding response regulator, with translation MILLIEDNNDIRESFEELLVLEGFAVKTASNGFDALKMVQNFIPKLVICDILMPGMDGYDVITAFKKNVVTRNIPFIFSSSKSESADAAKAEKLGARYFLVKPFGEPELMACINDCLQK, from the coding sequence TTGATATTGCTGATTGAAGATAACAATGATATCCGCGAAAGCTTTGAAGAGCTTTTAGTATTGGAAGGATTTGCCGTTAAAACGGCCAGCAACGGCTTTGACGCTCTTAAAATGGTACAGAATTTCATCCCGAAGCTGGTTATTTGCGATATATTGATGCCCGGCATGGATGGCTATGACGTAATTACTGCGTTCAAAAAAAATGTGGTTACACGCAATATTCCTTTCATATTTTCAAGCTCAAAATCAGAAAGTGCAGATGCGGCAAAAGCCGAAAAACTGGGTGCCCGTTACTTTTTGGTAAAACCTTTCGGAGAACCGGAGCTGATGGCCTGCATTAACGATTGCCTGCAAAAATAA
- a CDS encoding L,D-transpeptidase scaffold domain-containing protein produces the protein METHAKSIIQISGSRKICFLLVFFVVGLFVFCNLASAEKEVNGRGLAALKPDTAISVEIKSGFERKSWSNLLYPKSVLRFYQHNGFQPVWVDAAKSPKQTWEAMLMLDCVLQFGLSHDDYHPKDLSYDLLHNILEKPLAVNDVEKAKYDITLTDAVIAFMNHLHYGKLNPDFTADKIDNGIEGGFNAGAFLATALPQKDFMKSVISVQPKVKAYADLQYQMHLLEGVYQGDCYDIPDSTVRRIAANMERLRWAGVADSAYIHINIPSYTLKFHQPDTTYEFKVIVGKPAWPTPTLNSAVSYFTTAPEWRVPKKIFETEILPKALKDHEYLERNQISLYDEKGNYISPGMEALEMISNNPGGYTARQSAGCDNSMGLIVFRFPNVYDIYLHDTPEQQLFKVQERDFSHGCIRVEQAEKLAGLILALDGSENLITNVHHAIRQYKTQNFILKKTIPIIVTYLTCEVQNGALVVFKDIYGLDKRLEMALYNIVDPLALVN, from the coding sequence ATGGAAACACATGCCAAATCAATAATTCAAATTAGCGGAAGCCGCAAAATTTGTTTTTTGCTTGTATTTTTTGTTGTTGGACTTTTTGTCTTTTGCAACCTGGCTTCAGCTGAAAAAGAAGTGAATGGCCGGGGTTTAGCCGCACTTAAACCCGATACCGCAATTTCAGTTGAAATTAAAAGTGGGTTTGAGCGTAAGAGTTGGTCAAACCTGTTGTATCCGAAGTCAGTATTGCGCTTTTATCAGCACAATGGCTTTCAACCTGTATGGGTTGATGCGGCTAAAAGCCCGAAACAAACGTGGGAGGCTATGCTGATGCTGGATTGCGTTTTGCAGTTCGGTTTATCACATGACGATTATCATCCAAAAGATTTGTCTTATGATCTTTTGCACAACATTCTGGAAAAACCACTTGCGGTAAATGATGTGGAAAAGGCAAAATACGATATCACGTTAACCGATGCCGTGATCGCTTTTATGAACCATTTGCACTACGGTAAATTAAACCCCGACTTTACGGCTGATAAAATAGATAACGGTATTGAGGGTGGCTTTAACGCCGGGGCCTTCCTGGCCACCGCACTGCCGCAGAAGGATTTTATGAAATCGGTCATCAGCGTTCAGCCGAAGGTGAAAGCCTATGCCGACCTGCAATACCAGATGCACCTGCTTGAAGGTGTTTATCAGGGTGATTGTTATGATATCCCTGACTCAACAGTCAGAAGGATCGCTGCTAATATGGAAAGGCTGCGCTGGGCTGGCGTAGCCGATAGCGCTTATATTCATATTAATATTCCATCGTACACCCTCAAATTTCACCAGCCCGACACCACCTATGAATTTAAGGTAATTGTTGGCAAACCTGCGTGGCCAACACCGACACTAAACAGTGCGGTTAGTTACTTCACCACTGCGCCGGAATGGAGGGTGCCCAAAAAAATATTCGAAACCGAGATATTGCCAAAAGCATTGAAAGATCACGAATACCTTGAGCGCAACCAGATTTCATTATATGATGAAAAGGGAAATTACATTTCGCCCGGGATGGAAGCCCTTGAAATGATCAGCAACAATCCGGGCGGGTACACTGCCCGGCAATCAGCAGGCTGCGATAATTCAATGGGCCTCATTGTTTTCAGGTTCCCGAATGTGTATGATATCTACCTGCACGATACGCCCGAACAACAATTATTTAAGGTACAGGAAAGGGATTTTAGTCACGGTTGCATAAGGGTTGAGCAAGCCGAAAAGCTGGCGGGCCTGATCCTGGCACTTGACGGTTCAGAAAATTTAATCACCAACGTACACCACGCAATAAGACAGTATAAAACGCAAAATTTCATCTTAAAAAAGACGATACCGATAATCGTAACTTATTTAACCTGCGAAGTACAAAACGGCGCTCTGGTGGTATTCAAAGATATTTACGGGCTGGATAAGCGTCTCGAAATGGCTTTGTATAACATTGTCGATCCGCTGGCATTAGTTAATTAA
- a CDS encoding response regulator: MKNNILLVEENDEIRANITKSLSIEGYDVIEADCGAKAVLLTSRELPSLIVCDVLMQCMDGYAVFLSLFTTIYFHKIPFIFFTVDSNTKSADVLSIENYPSRRFLEPGLLNYVKKIIPVDNRIAS, translated from the coding sequence ATGAAAAATAACATATTGCTTGTAGAGGAAAATGATGAAATCAGGGCTAACATAACAAAATCCTTATCAATTGAGGGCTATGATGTAATTGAGGCGGACTGCGGCGCCAAGGCTGTATTGCTTACCTCCAGGGAATTACCCTCATTGATTGTTTGTGATGTTTTGATGCAGTGCATGGATGGGTACGCTGTGTTTTTATCCTTATTTACAACAATTTATTTTCACAAGATCCCTTTTATTTTTTTTACTGTGGATAGTAATACGAAATCAGCAGACGTACTCAGCATTGAGAATTATCCATCCAGGCGGTTTTTAGAACCCGGCTTGCTGAATTATGTAAAAAAGATTATTCCGGTTGACAATAGGATTGCCAGCTGA
- a CDS encoding nitroreductase family protein yields the protein MNEVINNIYKRRAVRKYKDTPVEKDLVCRIIAAGKMAPSAMNRQPWKFFVLTDKNKIRSYSKEIAHIALQGVKDLSLKEVVKISLSLFHFSTIADLVTKSDHVFYGAPVVIFITSPKDDEWGGWTWVCVPRI from the coding sequence ATGAATGAAGTTATAAATAACATTTATAAAAGGCGCGCAGTACGGAAATATAAAGACACGCCTGTTGAAAAAGACCTGGTGTGCCGTATTATAGCGGCCGGGAAAATGGCGCCGTCAGCAATGAACCGGCAGCCCTGGAAATTTTTTGTGCTTACGGATAAAAACAAGATCAGGTCTTATTCCAAAGAAATAGCACACATAGCCTTGCAGGGGGTAAAGGATCTTAGTTTAAAAGAAGTAGTGAAAATAAGCCTCAGTCTTTTTCATTTTTCAACCATAGCAGACCTGGTTACAAAAAGTGATCATGTGTTTTATGGAGCGCCGGTAGTCATATTCATTACTTCGCCCAAAGATGATGAGTGGGGGGGCTGGACGTGGGTATGTGTGCCCAGAATATGA
- a CDS encoding PAS domain-containing sensor histidine kinase translates to MTEHSTLSLESEAGFRALFEYATVGILVISADGRIELANPCIEKLFGYKNAELIGQLVEVLIPEAFRHNHVHHRDGYFNTPKARPMGYGLSLYARKKDGFEFPVEISLGHYQLDDQQMAVAFVTDITESKRSQEELEARVKERTLELTQSLEREKELNDMKTRFVSMASHEFRTPLSAILSSLSLIDSYSTEDQQEKRKKHIERIKSSVKNLTAILNDFLLLDKAEQGKLEINKEWFDLAEFTGDIIEELNGIRKTGQQIEFHQTGEMEILQDKKILRNIFLNLLSNAVKYSPEGKTIHFSIEIKQKTVFVEIKDEGIGIPEQEQQNLFGKFYRASNVNNIQGTGLGLNIVKRYVELLDGTITFTSKQGLGTTFIVEFPQK, encoded by the coding sequence ATGACCGAACATAGCACCTTGTCACTTGAAAGCGAGGCCGGTTTCAGGGCTTTATTTGAATACGCCACTGTTGGCATCCTGGTGATCAGCGCCGACGGGCGCATTGAACTGGCCAATCCATGTATTGAAAAACTTTTCGGGTACAAAAATGCAGAGCTTATAGGGCAACTGGTAGAAGTGCTAATACCCGAGGCCTTCCGGCACAATCACGTGCATCACCGCGATGGCTATTTTAACACGCCAAAAGCAAGGCCGATGGGCTATGGCTTAAGCTTATATGCGAGAAAAAAAGATGGTTTTGAATTTCCTGTAGAAATCAGCCTGGGCCATTATCAATTGGATGACCAGCAAATGGCCGTGGCATTTGTAACAGATATTACGGAAAGTAAACGTTCGCAGGAAGAGTTGGAGGCCAGGGTAAAAGAACGCACGCTGGAACTTACGCAATCACTTGAACGTGAAAAAGAACTCAACGATATGAAAACCCGTTTTGTTTCGATGGCCTCGCATGAATTCAGGACTCCGTTAAGCGCCATACTTTCAAGCCTCTCACTAATTGACAGCTATTCTACGGAAGATCAGCAGGAAAAACGAAAAAAACATATCGAAAGGATCAAATCGTCGGTAAAAAACCTTACGGCTATTTTAAACGACTTTTTACTGCTTGATAAAGCAGAGCAGGGAAAGCTGGAAATAAACAAAGAATGGTTTGACCTGGCGGAATTTACGGGCGATATTATAGAGGAACTCAACGGAATACGTAAGACGGGCCAGCAAATCGAATTTCACCAAACCGGCGAAATGGAAATATTGCAGGATAAAAAAATCCTGAGGAACATATTCTTAAACCTGCTATCCAACGCCGTAAAATATTCACCGGAAGGTAAAACGATCCATTTTTCAATTGAAATCAAACAAAAAACCGTTTTTGTTGAAATAAAAGATGAAGGGATCGGGATTCCGGAGCAGGAACAGCAAAATTTATTCGGCAAATTTTACAGGGCCTCAAACGTTAATAACATACAGGGTACCGGCCTTGGTTTAAACATTGTAAAAAGATATGTTGAATTGTTGGATGGAACAATTACCTTTACCAGTAAACAAGGACTCGGCACTACCTTTATAGTTGAATTTCCGCAAAAATAA
- a CDS encoding PAS domain-containing sensor histidine kinase: MENNDLLKAVIENVVDGIIIIDDHGTILTANPSACILFGYDQGELNGKNIGILMTEHDRPEHQSHIDEYKKTGQARIIGKGREVKALKKDGSVFPARLAVSEVKYLDKILFAGVVHDLSLEKKAEEERHLYTSKLEAIVEERTGSLKNIVIALEKAKDEVYNSLLREKEVNQLKTQFVSVASHEFRTPLSSIQLSASLIEQYYDKLNRDKVLYHLSKIKSSVNYITAILNDFLSVERIESGKLKTELKEIDLKVLMHEIIMQLSLQARPGQRIDYMNNGGPERIMVDDNLLRHSVFNLLSNAIKYSGEDGVIEVKTIKNEEQYIITVRDNGIGIPVVDQAHLFEPFFRAGNIGTIQGTGLGLNIVKRYVELMNGKISFKSDENGTIFELVLPVSPGGIIN; this comes from the coding sequence ATGGAGAATAATGATCTTTTAAAAGCTGTTATTGAAAATGTTGTAGACGGGATTATCATTATAGACGACCATGGCACTATTTTGACAGCCAACCCTTCGGCCTGTATTTTATTTGGTTACGATCAGGGCGAGTTAAACGGTAAAAATATCGGTATTTTAATGACCGAACATGACAGGCCCGAACACCAGTCGCATATAGACGAGTACAAAAAAACCGGGCAGGCCCGGATCATTGGCAAGGGCAGAGAAGTAAAAGCGTTAAAAAAAGATGGTTCGGTTTTTCCTGCAAGACTGGCAGTGAGCGAAGTAAAATACCTCGACAAAATTTTATTTGCGGGGGTTGTGCATGATCTTAGTCTGGAAAAAAAGGCGGAGGAAGAACGGCATTTATATACCTCAAAACTGGAAGCGATAGTTGAAGAAAGAACAGGTTCTCTCAAAAATATTGTCATCGCCCTTGAAAAGGCAAAAGATGAAGTTTACAACTCATTACTCAGGGAAAAAGAAGTGAATCAGCTAAAAACGCAATTCGTTTCGGTAGCCTCGCACGAATTTCGTACTCCGCTCAGCAGTATCCAGCTTTCGGCATCGCTTATTGAGCAATATTATGATAAACTGAATCGCGATAAGGTGTTATACCACCTCAGTAAGATCAAATCTTCCGTTAATTATATCACTGCAATTTTAAATGATTTTCTATCGGTTGAACGTATTGAATCGGGTAAATTGAAAACCGAACTGAAGGAAATTGATTTGAAGGTGCTTATGCACGAAATAATAATGCAGCTGTCATTGCAGGCCAGGCCGGGGCAGAGAATTGATTATATGAACAACGGGGGGCCTGAAAGAATAATGGTGGATGATAACCTGCTAAGGCATAGTGTTTTCAACCTCCTATCAAATGCCATTAAATATTCAGGCGAGGATGGGGTAATAGAAGTGAAAACAATAAAAAATGAAGAACAATATATAATCACAGTAAGGGATAATGGTATCGGTATTCCGGTTGTTGACCAGGCACACCTGTTTGAGCCTTTTTTCAGGGCCGGCAATATTGGTACGATACAGGGAACCGGCCTGGGCCTCAATATTGTAAAACGGTATGTAGAATTAATGAATGGGAAAATCAGTTTTAAAAGCGACGAAAACGGCACAATTTTCGAGTTGGTTTTGCCCGTTTCGCCCGGTGGAATAATTAACTAG
- a CDS encoding Hsp20/alpha crystallin family protein — MSNLVKTNRFPSLGSMMEDFWNTDKFFNQPFFNGETLPAVNIRETKNNYELEVAAPGFKKEDFKVTTENGLLTISAETATEKNEEKEKYTRREFSCSSFIRTFTLPENVVEDDIVAKYRDGLLNIELKKSGKNLVAKKEVKVD, encoded by the coding sequence ATGTCAAATCTTGTAAAAACAAATCGTTTTCCATCATTAGGATCAATGATGGAAGATTTCTGGAACACCGACAAGTTTTTCAATCAGCCATTTTTTAATGGCGAAACTTTGCCAGCCGTAAACATTCGGGAAACTAAAAACAATTATGAACTGGAGGTAGCAGCTCCTGGTTTTAAAAAAGAAGATTTTAAGGTTACCACTGAAAATGGGTTGTTAACCATCAGTGCGGAAACAGCTACAGAAAAAAATGAAGAAAAAGAAAAATATACCCGGAGGGAATTTTCATGCTCTTCATTTATCAGGACATTTACTTTGCCTGAAAATGTAGTTGAAGACGATATTGTTGCCAAATATCGCGATGGCCTGCTGAATATTGAACTGAAGAAATCAGGGAAAAATTTAGTTGCCAAAAAAGAAGTGAAAGTTGATTAA
- a CDS encoding DUF3892 domain-containing protein, producing the protein MAVRITSIKKEKGPHENPYLAIRFFAWENEQINVPGITDRAGIYDWIKDNRGEAYIKDKNGVKRYLLAAVSPLGNKYVKTVADESEPDQLLELPESA; encoded by the coding sequence ATGGCCGTACGCATTACCTCCATAAAAAAAGAGAAGGGCCCACACGAGAACCCTTACCTGGCGATAAGGTTTTTTGCGTGGGAAAATGAACAGATTAATGTACCTGGCATTACCGACAGGGCCGGAATTTATGACTGGATAAAAGATAACCGGGGTGAGGCATATATAAAAGACAAAAACGGGGTTAAAAGATACTTGCTTGCCGCGGTGAGCCCATTGGGAAACAAATATGTAAAAACCGTGGCCGACGAAAGCGAGCCCGACCAATTGCTCGAACTGCCGGAATCTGCATAA
- a CDS encoding nitroreductase has product METTVLSEDVRATEGLKMIYGRRAVRKYKNKPVDDATIERILDAGRMAPSAINKQPWRFIILTNRDTIRSFSSEITAVAAKEFIRTGENNLLKTTGNPLYAFHGASLLKGTDPIFHDAPVVVFITAPIIDEWAALDIGMCAQNMMLAAKALGLDSCPVGLAKFVEQTDVYYKLRVPAGDQVHLAVILGYGDETPEVHYRKKDNAFFIDKKARNVFKRTLLL; this is encoded by the coding sequence ATGGAAACAACAGTGCTTAGCGAAGACGTGCGGGCCACGGAAGGCTTAAAAATGATTTATGGTAGAAGGGCAGTAAGGAAATACAAGAACAAGCCGGTTGATGATGCTACCATTGAAAGGATTCTTGATGCCGGGCGCATGGCGCCATCTGCTATTAATAAACAGCCCTGGCGTTTTATTATTTTAACGAATAGAGACACAATCAGGAGTTTTTCTTCAGAAATTACCGCTGTTGCCGCAAAGGAATTTATCAGGACAGGTGAAAATAATCTTTTGAAAACAACCGGTAACCCATTGTATGCATTTCACGGGGCCAGCCTTTTAAAAGGGACGGACCCTATATTCCACGATGCGCCGGTGGTGGTTTTTATTACTGCTCCAATAATTGACGAGTGGGCGGCTCTTGATATTGGTATGTGTGCCCAGAACATGATGCTGGCAGCAAAGGCGCTGGGTTTGGACAGTTGCCCCGTTGGGTTGGCCAAATTTGTTGAACAAACAGACGTTTACTATAAATTAAGAGTACCTGCGGGTGACCAGGTTCATCTCGCGGTTATTTTGGGTTATGGCGACGAAACTCCGGAGGTTCATTACAGAAAAAAAGATAATGCTTTTTTTATTGACAAAAAGGCAAGGAATGTTTTTAAACGAACATTACTGCTGTAA
- a CDS encoding response regulator transcription factor, producing MITILVIEDNDDIRENTCELLELEGYKAITAIDGNSGIIVAKEQLPDIILCDIMMPEANGYEVCTALKDDPLTASIPFIFISASVEKKAIDVGISLGAVEYIQKPFDPQELFDALKRCLNIA from the coding sequence ATGATAACCATATTAGTAATTGAAGACAATGACGATATCAGGGAAAACACCTGCGAATTGCTCGAACTGGAAGGTTATAAGGCAATTACTGCTATCGACGGTAATTCCGGAATAATTGTGGCTAAAGAGCAGTTGCCTGATATTATACTTTGCGATATCATGATGCCCGAAGCCAATGGTTATGAAGTATGCACAGCGTTGAAAGATGACCCTTTAACCGCGTCGATCCCTTTTATTTTTATTTCGGCCAGCGTTGAAAAAAAAGCCATTGACGTAGGCATCAGCCTCGGCGCTGTTGAATACATTCAAAAACCTTTTGACCCCCAGGAATTATTTGACGCCCTAAAGCGCTGCTTAAATATTGCATAA